The Festucalex cinctus isolate MCC-2025b chromosome 6, RoL_Fcin_1.0, whole genome shotgun sequence genomic sequence ACATTCATGGAATTTCAATTCTACTTCCTGCAATTCCAATTTGATTAGCAACTATTTCCTGTTTCGCCACCTCAATTCCAATTCAAAAATTGAATAGAAATTTAGGAGTCATTCTTGTTTCAATTTTGAGTTTCGCCCATCCCTGCTTGTTGGTGGACAAACAAGTAAGTTTTTGTTGAAGAATCTCACACAGATGGCAAGTCCTGAAGTGCACACCTTTGCTTGTGCTTAGAGGCGGCAAACTTTAGTCTAAATAAGAGCCGTActgttgtgagaaaaaaaggcaGGTCGAGGTTAAAGATAAGGGGCGGATGTGAACTTACCGTTTCGCTGTCCACTTTAAAATTCTTGTACTCTGCGAAGCTTTCTTTACCCTCAAAATCTTCCATGTTAATGCGCAGGTCGTGCTTTCCTACAAgagtttttatgaaatattttgtATGTGTCAAATCACTCTGGAGCAAATTGAGGATGCACACACATACCTTGTGAAGTGAGATGATGGAGAGCATCATTGCCCAACCAAAATTCTCCATCTGGAGAATGCAGGTCCCCAAACCCATGCTTGTACTCCACCCACGCCCTGCGTGGTCAACACACCATGTACTTATTCTCACTTAAATGTTCAATGTTCCATACATTTTCTGTTTGCAAAGTCACATACACACCTATCAAAGTCCTGTGTGCCGTCCCTCCTCCTCTGAAAAATTGTCCATCCTCCTCCGTTGTTCATGTCACAGTAGACACTGAGCGCTGTGGGGAAGCCATCGGGGCGAATCACATACAAGCCACTGGCCACGTTTCCATCAGTAAACACCTCGGAGCAGTCTACATGCACACACCAAGTAGAATACATACAGTTATGCCCCaaaataattcatttcattAGAAATATTATAAATGATACTGCAAGTTATAGCGCTGCACTATCTTCAGAGTACCAAACAAGCTAAAACGTACATTAATAGCTCTCCGACTGTATTAACAGTAGTGCAGGAAGCGAGTACCTCTGTAGAGGTTTTGCATGCCCAGATGTGAGTTGGGGATGTGCTCCAGCTGCTTAGCTTGGTGGTGATGGAGCACCTGGATGTATCTGTGCTGCTCACTGATCACATTTGTCAGTTGCTCAATCTCTGCCTCCAGGCGGACCACCATCTGTTCACATGGCAAACGTACCTGGACAAGGAATCAGGCCACACAAGTTAGAAGCACTGACTGGTTAAATGAGTatcatatcaataaataaaacaactgcAAGTTCATTTTAAACAGATGATGCTGTTTCTGTGGTTATAATCAATAAACAACCCATCACTTTCAGATTTTAAAATTAGCTttcaatttaaaattattttttaatttgtcaaagcATGCGAGTGTctcgctgtggcgacccctgacGACAATTGTATTCTTGCAACAACAATGTTTAAAAATGAGGTGGGATTTCTTACCGCTACTGAGACAGCCATGTGAAAAAGAACATACACTGATGTAAGCATTCCCATCATTTCAGTCCTCTTCCGTCCCGCTGTGTTGCTCTCTGTCGCTTTCTCTCTGGTGTTCAGCTGCATAACTAGTGTAGCGCTGTCCAATGTTTGTATTTACGCCATCTACTGGCAAGCATAAATACTGTTTTGGGCTTCCTGCTCCTCAACGTTCACAAACTTTGAATTCTCGTCGGTATCGTTGCGTCGACGTGCCCTAAATTGCTacagtaattacattttttgatttatatttcatccatccattatctgaaccgcttatcatgcattaaattagaaacTGATGTAAATTAAATGTAATCCAAAAATCGACAAGGGTTACCTTAATTACTTTGCGGTTAATCCTTATGAAACGGCAATGGGCTATGTTGTAATGAAAACGTTAGAATACAGAGAAAATCATAGCTgtgttaaacaacaacaaaaaaatgcgaCTCCGGTGGgactcgaacccacaacctttgaatcACTTCACAACGTCTAGAAGTCCAATGCGCTATCCATTGCGCCACGGAGCCACCTGTTGCTAGTACCTTTTATTCTCCTTAAATTGGTAATATTCTAAGTATTGAAAGCCAGATGATGGGCTGCTCTTATTTCGCTCATTTCTCATTTCTCCTTTCCAGATGCACATTCCtgtataagcgaagtgcgcatatTGAATTTAAAGTGCATTTGAGCAGcctggtgcattgtgggtaggctaaattaccaaacggtcattgaaaatgaattggatccaatggaatcggctctgatagaaacttttcaacggctggaaagttgctgttttttttattaacatgcatagcatgtggtttactgatatcggggaagttgacttgcaagctttaaagtgtacagttacgcaaagattgtcaccactctaatctacGCCATTCAAATTAATTGGGTagttttttttcacactttcaaatacaaaacaatgaatacaaagctcaacaaaacaaaaataaattcacttTCCAGGGGTTATACAAGAGTCGATAATAATACATTGGTcgcctcgtttttgtttttgtttttcctcgcgcatgcgcaaacttaatgcgcacttcgcttattaacACGCTAACTCCTCCCACCAGCAATAACAAGTGGCGGTTTCTTGGGAgtggtaatatggcggcctcgcggcttcaaaagtcttgcatatcagctatccagttatACCGCGGATCTCATtatgataggccaagacttttgaagccgcgaggccgccatattaccactcccaaaaatgcagtttcagttatTGTGGAGTTTTTAAAAGCACccgtttgtattgtattttgttcataaaatgtttttccattttaattatttgactataataaccctgacaaAATGTAGCCTCTGGAGTTGAGGCTTCACAGTCGAAACACAACTGGAGCAAGTTGCTTCAGTGCCCAGGGAACAGCTGGtgcatttcacaaagcaggttcaacaaactgtgagattaaccctgaacaacgAGTTCACATACCCTCAGATAGGAAACTGCATTTTCGGTTCGAgcacagctgattccagtgagttatatcaacgcTGAGTGCACCTGGAGTTACCACCAAACTTAACCGCCTCAATGGAGCCCGCAGTCGttgagtcaccatggcaacggggaagccgAGCGCGGTACCGCCCTCTGCTtctgtgttgcttttttttttttttttaaaccctctcAACTGAAAATCTTAACGCGGTCATCTGGCAAATTTGAAAatgtctttagaaaaaaaaaagtgcaacaccgcAGCAGCTCCCCATAGAGGAAGGTGAACAGGTTTGTTCATAATAATacaacttagccatattctatgttaattgatgcaaaacggaaacagatacaaatatacttttttttccccctgatgaaagaagacactaatctttcttttggttggttccgtgtttttttatatatataatttttttttatagcaatagaacacaatattctgtgggccttgtaaaatcagtcaaaatccagtaaaacagcgaagggGGGTTGCATCAGTgtaaatgactggcagtgaatgagataataATACAAGACCATAACAATTCaatgacccaacccaaaacagTCATAACATTACTTATTGACCCATCTGTAAATCATTGATTAGTTCAGGAAACCGTTCATaaactgaccttttttttcccctccaaaattTTGCCTGGGTGGGCCATGATCATTCATTTTGGGTCACCATGCATACTTCTGTGTTGGCCCTTAAGCAGGATTGGCACCGTAGTGCAATAGTCTCtaggagttgcccatggtgaagACCACGAACgtaaagtgttttgtttgtttgtttattgaacatgtaaacataacatataaacataaacaagtagcaattaaaaatttaaagaaagaagaaacgcaATCACTtgtgatggtttacatgtccaaagggagtaggaagaagttaaaaacgtaTCTAGTCCTACTTCTTATTctatcttttaacttatttcatgattaatacaataaattaatacaataaaagaaaatgtgtaatgtgCAGTGTGTAAGGGCACATGGGAGAATATGGCCCTTAGAAGACATTCCTTGCAAAAGTTGTTGTAACAGACAACGTTAACGTGCATTTCTGTTTTGTAGATGACTTTGGATTTAATTTTGGATGATGGACTGCCCAGAGAAAATGGCGGCATATCATGCTCCGGAAAGTTGTTAGTGCGCCATGAAAATCAGCTGAGGATGCTGAGTGCAGAGTCGTCGTCGTGGGAGATGAAGCATGTTTCCATGGAATGTGGCACTGCTGTCCCAACCAAAGCCGCCACACATCTTCTCTATCAGCAAGCAGTGCGGCGTTTTTGTCTCGGACTGTGATGGATTCGAGTCTGCTCTGTTGGACTGTGGCCATGTTGCTCCGTGGTTTTCTTCCTCAGTTGTTGTGGTTGCGTGTGTGCTTAAGTATAGCCCTTGTGttgcaaaatgggggttggtggtttggttcctggaatgcggctggcgtgagccgctctgctgggtgagctaggctgggcagcgcacaggagtcatcagatccacaacatgctagcaaccagtggtgctacctgaccagaatcgagtgctgaaattgcttgaaagcaatgggccgaatgcaagccgatctactcttctggaagccacaacgtgtgtaagctgatccgaggtcagcgaagacgctactggtgaaagagaagaattgcgcttgccttggctgctcgcctggcggggtgggcttgctggtggcgtctgggaaccgactcaccagttccaaaggactgggactagccacaatctacacacggacattcaagatgaactgagcgagcagtgtctgggatagtatagGATAGatggataatgataaaaatcaatgactattttaaataatgtatatgactgatgtgttatagtaatgggtcgatggggacggatCTCGAATAAgcctcggcttctacccgtcagcccttctatcggatgtcaatgttgcaaatgatgtgatttgattgatgtaagctgtaatgtgtccgaaaggaaaaaatgaataaactaaactaaactaaactaaactaaactaaacttagTTGTCTCGTCATGCATCTCATCTCTTAATTGTATGGTGAAAATGGTATGCTTGTAGCAAACCTTGTTCAAGCACATTTACTGCATTTCGGGGTAACCTAACTTGACTGAGTAAAAAGCATGTATGGTTGAACCACCAAAAGTGTCACAAGAGCATTCAAAATTTGTCGGGATTCTTCAGTGGGTGTGTGACATTAATAACTTGTCAGACTCTTTCAAAGATGTGCACATTAGATTGAGGcaagaaacttaaaaaaaaacaaaaaaaactcaaaagctCTCATGTTTCCATGAGCAAGCCAATTTTATTCATGTACATAGCATCAAATCAAGGCTTAACTCAAGGCACTTTTGATTCGGAGCAAGCTTAAGACCAAATGTCCACACAAGCATTTTGAACCATGACTGCAACGCACTCCCTACTCTTTACACTGCACGGCTAAAGTTGAGACAACTTTTAAGTTTCCAATGATGTCAATTTTGAAaaattctctctctcgctctctttttttttttttttttttttttttaaactaaacatCGATTACCTTTAACAGGACAATTACTCAATACACACTCCAGTAAGAATTTACAAACATGGATCTAAAAAACCCCCCGATGAATTTAGGCTATCAATTACTTGATCATTACTACTTATCAGTAATTACTACTCACTACACATTTGTGGGTTTGCCAGCCAAAATCACTGCACAAGAAAAGATAACACAGCACTTTTTATATAAtagaaataatttttaatttgaaGGTTCAACATGGGCATAATTGTAAACAAgattttagattaaaaaaaaaatgcagatgtcATAATTATTAAAACTGAAGTCTTCATTCAAACGCACCTCTCGTTCTCTATCACACAGACATACATGCGTGCACACAGGATTAAAATAATGGCATGCATACTCACGCACCCGCTCACACACGCACAATCTGCATCAAGTGTGGGCTGGGTTGGATTGATGTTGATGTAGAAACTTCTACCTGGACAAGTCGGAGATCCTGAAAAAGACATATAGACAAGTATATTGTCTTAGAAATTCAAAAAATGATGAACAAAACTTCATATAACGTTcactaaatattagggatgtaacgataaaggcaatatcgtgatatcatgatattaaaacttctacaatatcgtcatcgtcatgttcacaatatttaaaaggaacacatctgtttaaaaaaaaaagtcaggttgatttccatttgtgcagatctagcaccctctagtggctagtttattagtgcaatttaattttcattagggatgttttggccttctatgtttaaaattatgctaattttcagatgaaggggaacctaatttgcctgtgaagcgatcaatgtgtgcttgcattagcaagtaagagcctcaatattgttattagagattgtaggtggtttatatgcattgttgttatgtacaaaagcacaatattgggattttttttttttttttttttagaagtatgagctcttttttgaGCAACACAATGTTGCCATCTcattaaatatcgccaaccccccctcacaatattgtgataattatcgtatcgtgaccttcatatcgtgataatatcatattgtgatgtttggatattgttacattccTACTAAATATgaagatttatgaaaaaaaaaacaaaaaaaaaacaatactgtgcTACCTTGACTTTAGTTTTATTCATTCCTTGACTAAGCTCCTAACTCGATTTACTCGTATGTCAAATAAATTGTGAGACATGGATTGCTGGGCAGATGTGGTGGTGTTTGCTGCAACCATCTTATATACTTTATACTTTGGCTCAGTACATTAAAAGTATGTGTGtgggtctggtgtgtgtgtgtgtgtgtgtgtgtgtgtgtgtgtgtgtgtgtgtgtgtgtgtgggtctgggggggtgggtgtgtgtgtgtggggggggggggggggggggggtgtccatAGTTGTGTCTGTGTTAATGTCTGTCTATGTGGGCACTGCGTTTGGCCAGCCATCAGTttagggtgtgccccgcctaccaccccaaaaggtaaaaaataaatactattaaAAAATGTCTTGTGTGACGTTTTGTGGAAGTTGTGTCTGAGATGGACGTTCCTTCTGATTGGGCACTAACTACTTGGCATGGCATGCTTGTAAATGTGCTTACAAAGGCACTTGTGCAGTTTagtgtggatgtgtgtgtgtttttcccccCTACACTGAGAGGGCgaaatatttgattaaaaaaaatatatatgtagacAAGGTCTTAGTGAGGGGGGTGAGTAAGAACCTGTGGATGACTTCTCCATTCCTCTGTGGAAAGAGTCAAACTTTCCCTAAGGACAACCTTCTTTGGAGAAATCTTTTAAATCTCTTTATTAATGAATTAAAGTACAAAAATCTGCCCAAACTGTTGTTTTACTACAGTGTATGTAAATGTTGCAGGATTTGGGTAGTTTATTCATCTTTGGAATAAGGCTCTCAACTCGAGCTATGCAAAATAACCTTacgttacgttccaaaaactaaccgcaataagtgaaatccgcaaagtagagtttgacttttttgttctttttatttaacaCCTCTATTAGGAAATTATGAAGCACTCCACTACGAATAACTGAAACGGAACATCTGAACAACGTTCCGAGTTTCCAAATGGTCCAAGTGAAGCAGCATGCACGGAGCATATTTCCAAACGCACCAATGCTGAGAGAATGCAAATTTGGGGGGCGAAGAGCTCAATGTTCATGGTGTTGGATTTTGTGAAACCACGGCCAgcccccattaaaaaaaaaaaaaaatgtaattctttatgACTGGTCTGActgagaagaaagaaaaatggcaAGAAAACCCGCAAGCTAACGAGGTAAACCTGCGGAACTAAGTTTTGgtcatacagtcaaacctcagttttcgaacataatccgttccagaaggctgttctaaaagcgatttgttcgaaatccaaaactatttttcccattataattaatgtaaataattgtaatccgttccaagtctaaaaaaaactttttccaagttttttttttttttttttactattttacaccataaactgcactgtataccgTTTGCtctaaatagaaaagggtagaaatagacactgttttattttaatagaagatatcctatctaaaatgaaaatgaaacatttcgtcttttttatttttacagaacATTAAAGGTTACGTATGATACAAAAAATTTTTGAAAATAGTGCATAAAATTGTTATGTAACAGAGTAACATATATCATAAAAGATCATGTGaacgtaaaaaaaattcaatagttctgcacactactttcctcttttcgtcaacagctttaccacttgcacttgctttctttggacccatgattaggggctaatacatgatgcaaaactaaaaaagagatttgcgtaaataacaatcaacaggtctgctccaaacgaactttgaacacgaatgtgctacgggggaagcatcctgggcattcgagttagctcggctcccaagtgagtcgcgttcaggtacgctcggctttttctcccgagtgagtcgcgttcaggtacgcgcagctttttctcccgagtgagtcacGTTCAGGTATGCgcggcttttttcagttcggTTGAGAGCTGATTTTTtgggacgagttctgagacataaaattcttgaattttctggtcgaaaaccgatttggtcgagaacagaagcgttcgaaaaccgaggtttgactgtagatGATAATTGCAAGGTCGTGAAAGGTGAACCACGATATAGCGAGGCAACATTGTATATATTGTAGTGTGCTATACTTAGCGCTATTAAAAGTACCTATTTCGGGATGTCCATATTACACACCTAGCTGTAACAATAGAAAAAGTGCTGTGCTGTTCTGTTAATCTCCAGACGCACTAAAACTGGATATTAAAGTGTGTTGTAACACAAAGGCCTGCTCATAACACTAGAGACAAGTCTgcgatggagaaaaaaaaataaactaggaTGATCACAGGAGAACTGACAGTGAATGAACACCTTTCACCctacatactaggggtgtgaattgcctagtacctgacgatacgatccgtatcacgattcattggtcacgattcgattcaatgccgattaatcccgatatgaatttacaagtcgattgttgcaatttttttttactcaaatttagaaaataccattcagtaaacttgtacatgtacactgtaagatttgtatgaaaatttattatttattgatcagttttataactgtaagccactgtatttaacaaacaggttgtaaccttttttcatattagaacagcattgaattaaaatattaaggcttcatg encodes the following:
- the LOC144020372 gene encoding fibrinogen-like protein 1 isoform X2; translation: MVVRLEAEIEQLTNVISEQHRYIQVLHHHQAKQLEHIPNSHLGMQNLYRDCSEVFTDGNVASGLYVIRPDGFPTALSVYCDMNNGGGWTIFQRRRDGTQDFDRAWVEYKHGFGDLHSPDGEFWLGNDALHHLTSQGKHDLRINMEDFEGKESFAEYKNFKVDSETDLYRLHLGEYQGNAGDALADQHASEQQVPGSSSDGVKFSTYDKQPGGDGKCVRHSKSGWWFTRCDSGNLNGHYYKGPYQAMRDDGMVWYTWHGWWYSIKSVVMMVRAADLEHPQANVPGQPHPNNPAGDISHHPTG
- the LOC144020372 gene encoding fibrinogen-like protein 1 isoform X1, encoding MQLNTREKATESNTAGRKRTEMMGMLTSVYVLFHMAVSVAVRLPCEQMVVRLEAEIEQLTNVISEQHRYIQVLHHHQAKQLEHIPNSHLGMQNLYRDCSEVFTDGNVASGLYVIRPDGFPTALSVYCDMNNGGGWTIFQRRRDGTQDFDRAWVEYKHGFGDLHSPDGEFWLGNDALHHLTSQGKHDLRINMEDFEGKESFAEYKNFKVDSETDLYRLHLGEYQGNAGDALADQHASEQQVPGSSSDGVKFSTYDKQPGGDGKCVRHSKSGWWFTRCDSGNLNGHYYKGPYQAMRDDGMVWYTWHGWWYSIKSVVMMVRAADLEHPQANVPGQPHPNNPAGDISHHPTG